A genomic window from Micromonospora sp. WMMA1947 includes:
- a CDS encoding bifunctional RNase H/acid phosphatase has protein sequence MAVRAVVIEADGGSRGNPGPAGYGAVVRDPETGEVLAERSESIGTATNNVAEYRGLIAGLEAAAELGAAEVEARMDSKLVVEQMCGRWQIKHPGLRPLAAQAAGLVSRFTAVRFTWVPRERNRHADALANAAMDAAASGAAPAATPVKAEAREAAVVRATGTDPATTPASWEPRPTEEATRLILVRHGETERTVQKRYSGRGDVPLTERGRAQARATAARVAALAPSVAAVVSSPLSRCTATAEAVAAQVGNPPVRTDDDLIECDFGVWEGHTFAEVREGWAAELDAWLASTRVAPPKGESFVTVAERTGRAVDRLRSAYPGETVVVVSHVSPIKLVLRDALAAGDAFLHRLYLDTAGISVLDLYPDGGVAVRSVNDTSHLTDV, from the coding sequence GTGGCGGTGCGCGCGGTGGTGATCGAGGCCGACGGCGGCTCCCGGGGCAACCCCGGGCCGGCCGGCTACGGCGCTGTGGTCCGGGACCCGGAGACCGGTGAGGTGCTGGCCGAGCGGTCCGAGTCGATCGGTACTGCCACGAACAACGTGGCCGAGTACCGGGGCCTGATCGCCGGGCTGGAGGCCGCCGCCGAGCTGGGCGCGGCCGAGGTCGAGGCGCGGATGGACTCCAAGCTGGTGGTCGAGCAGATGTGCGGCCGCTGGCAGATCAAGCACCCCGGGCTGCGTCCGCTCGCCGCCCAGGCGGCCGGGCTGGTCAGCCGCTTCACCGCCGTACGGTTCACCTGGGTGCCCCGGGAGCGCAACCGGCACGCCGACGCCCTCGCCAACGCGGCCATGGACGCCGCCGCCTCGGGCGCGGCACCGGCGGCCACCCCCGTGAAGGCCGAGGCGCGGGAGGCGGCGGTCGTGCGCGCCACCGGCACCGACCCGGCCACCACGCCCGCCTCCTGGGAGCCGCGCCCCACCGAGGAGGCCACCCGGCTGATCCTGGTGCGGCACGGCGAGACCGAGCGCACCGTGCAGAAGCGCTACTCCGGCCGGGGCGACGTGCCGCTCACCGAGCGCGGCCGGGCCCAGGCCCGGGCCACCGCCGCCCGGGTGGCCGCGCTGGCGCCATCCGTCGCCGCGGTGGTCAGTTCCCCGCTGTCGAGGTGTACGGCCACCGCCGAGGCGGTCGCCGCACAGGTCGGAAACCCACCGGTACGCACCGACGACGACCTGATCGAGTGCGACTTCGGGGTCTGGGAGGGGCACACGTTCGCCGAGGTACGCGAGGGCTGGGCGGCCGAACTGGACGCCTGGCTCGCCTCCACGAGGGTCGCGCCGCCGAAGGGCGAGTCGTTCGTGACAGTCGCCGAGCGGACCGGGCGGGCGGTCGACCGGCTGCGGTCGGCGTACCCGGGGGAGACGGTCGTGGTGGTCTCCCACGTCTCGCCGATCAAGCTGGTGCTGCGCGACGCGCTCGCCGCCGGCGACGCGTTCCTGCACCGGCTCTACCTGGACACGGCGGGTATCTCGGTGCTGGACCTGTACCCGGACGGCGGCGTCGCGGTCCGCTCGGTCAACGACACCTCCCACCTCACGGACGTCTGA
- a CDS encoding DUF3311 domain-containing protein — MSEPEPEALDTARSRAKDKSPWNWLLFIPIVVPLIPALFNADSPRLFGFPRFYWLQLVWILLGVGTTTLVYQMTKRRGDH, encoded by the coding sequence ATGTCCGAACCGGAACCGGAGGCGCTCGACACGGCGCGATCCAGGGCGAAGGACAAGAGTCCCTGGAACTGGTTGCTCTTCATCCCGATCGTGGTGCCGCTGATCCCGGCACTGTTCAACGCCGACTCGCCCCGGCTGTTCGGCTTCCCGCGCTTCTACTGGCTGCAACTGGTCTGGATCCTGCTGGGCGTCGGCACCACCACGCTGGTCTACCAGATGACCAAGAGGCGGGGTGACCACTGA
- a CDS encoding sodium:solute symporter, whose translation MWRDHLTEIIVFTLLFLLVSAMGFVAARWRRPTDMAHLDEWGLGGRSFGGWITWFLVGGDLYTAYTFVAVPALIFGAGAAGFFAVPYTIVIYPLVFLVLCRLWSVSHRHGFVTPADFVRNRFGSPILALLVAITGIVATMPYIALQLVGIEAVLKTMGVTGDSALARHLPIIIAFAILAAYTYQSGLRAPALIAFVKDSLIYIVILVAVIWLPYKLGGWGAIFDAADAKFQASPAPGDGILLNQNNQIQYVTLAFGSALALFLYPHSITGVLASRNRDVIKRNMSALPAYSLLLGLIALLGYMAIAANVKPLPGAKEGTTDGNTVVPLLFDQQFPDWFAGVAYAAIGIGALVPAAIMSIAAANLFTRNIYKEYLKRDATPAQEANVSKITSLVVKVGAVACIVFLDPQFSIDLQLIGGVIILQTLPAVALGLYTRWFHRGALIAGWAAGMGLGMWMLYQIGNPATGKKHFAGSAFPLEKFGFDTPKTIYVGIVAVLVNLVVAALLTLVLRAAKVADGPDHTTPDDYFADEGDPRVTPSADAAREPVA comes from the coding sequence ATGTGGCGGGACCACCTCACCGAGATCATCGTCTTCACGCTGCTGTTCCTGCTGGTCAGCGCCATGGGTTTCGTGGCGGCCCGATGGCGCAGACCGACCGACATGGCCCACCTGGACGAGTGGGGACTGGGCGGGCGCAGCTTCGGCGGCTGGATCACCTGGTTCCTGGTCGGCGGTGACCTCTACACCGCGTACACGTTCGTGGCGGTCCCGGCGCTGATCTTCGGGGCCGGTGCGGCGGGCTTCTTCGCCGTGCCGTACACGATCGTCATCTACCCGCTGGTGTTCCTGGTGCTGTGCCGGCTCTGGTCGGTCTCGCACCGGCACGGGTTCGTCACCCCGGCCGACTTCGTCCGCAACCGGTTCGGCTCGCCGATCCTGGCGCTGCTGGTCGCGATCACCGGCATCGTCGCCACCATGCCGTACATCGCCCTGCAACTGGTCGGCATCGAGGCGGTGCTCAAGACCATGGGCGTGACCGGGGACAGCGCGCTGGCCCGGCACCTGCCGATCATCATCGCGTTCGCGATCCTGGCCGCGTACACCTATCAGTCAGGGCTGCGCGCCCCGGCGCTGATCGCGTTCGTCAAGGACTCGCTGATCTACATCGTGATCCTGGTCGCGGTGATCTGGCTGCCGTACAAACTCGGCGGCTGGGGCGCCATCTTCGACGCGGCCGACGCGAAGTTCCAGGCGTCACCCGCGCCCGGCGACGGCATCCTGCTCAACCAGAACAACCAGATCCAGTACGTGACGCTGGCGTTCGGCTCGGCGCTGGCGCTGTTCCTCTACCCGCACAGCATCACCGGCGTGCTGGCCAGCCGGAACCGCGACGTGATCAAGCGGAACATGTCCGCGCTGCCCGCGTACAGCCTGCTGCTGGGGTTGATCGCGCTGCTCGGGTACATGGCCATCGCGGCGAACGTGAAGCCGCTGCCCGGCGCGAAGGAGGGCACGACCGACGGCAACACGGTGGTGCCGCTGCTGTTCGACCAGCAGTTCCCGGACTGGTTCGCCGGGGTGGCGTACGCCGCCATCGGCATCGGCGCGCTGGTGCCCGCGGCGATCATGTCGATCGCGGCGGCGAACCTGTTCACCCGCAACATCTACAAGGAGTACCTGAAGCGGGACGCCACCCCGGCGCAGGAGGCGAACGTCTCGAAGATCACCTCGCTGGTGGTAAAGGTCGGCGCGGTGGCCTGCATCGTCTTCCTCGACCCGCAGTTCTCCATCGACCTGCAGCTCATCGGCGGCGTGATCATCCTCCAGACGCTGCCGGCGGTGGCGCTGGGTCTCTACACCCGCTGGTTCCACAGGGGTGCGCTGATCGCCGGCTGGGCGGCCGGCATGGGCCTCGGCATGTGGATGCTGTACCAGATCGGCAACCCGGCGACCGGGAAGAAGCACTTCGCCGGTTCGGCGTTCCCGCTGGAGAAGTTCGGCTTCGACACGCCGAAGACCATCTACGTCGGCATCGTGGCGGTGCTGGTGAACCTGGTGGTGGCCGCGCTGCTCACGTTGGTGCTGCGTGCCGCGAAGGTGGCCGACGGACCCGACCACACCACGCCGGACGACTACTTCGCCGACGAGGGCGACCCGCGCGTCACGCCCTCCGCCGACGCCGCCCGCGAGCCCGTGGCATGA
- a CDS encoding MarR family transcriptional regulator: MSEDVHAAEATLGRIETEVALLMRLGEATRRGTGTTEHRLLDRAAYVILRHLDAAGPQNVSALAARLSLDGSTVTRQVSALQRDGLISRTPDPADGRGTVISATAAGLQRMAAVRAARTRLYGDILAAWPEADRETLAEMLHRLNEALDARNRRR; encoded by the coding sequence ATGAGCGAGGACGTCCACGCCGCCGAGGCCACGCTGGGCCGGATCGAAACCGAGGTCGCGCTGCTGATGCGCCTGGGTGAGGCCACCCGCCGGGGCACCGGCACGACGGAGCACCGGTTGCTCGACCGCGCCGCGTACGTGATCCTGCGCCACCTGGACGCCGCCGGCCCGCAGAACGTCTCGGCGCTCGCCGCACGGCTGAGCCTGGACGGCTCGACAGTCACCCGGCAGGTCTCCGCGCTCCAGCGCGACGGGCTGATCTCACGTACCCCCGACCCGGCCGACGGGCGCGGCACGGTGATCTCCGCGACGGCGGCCGGGCTCCAGCGGATGGCCGCCGTCCGGGCGGCCCGCACCCGGCTGTACGGCGACATCCTCGCCGCCTGGCCCGAGGCGGACCGGGAGACGCTCGCGGAGATGTTGCACCGCCTCAACGAGGCGCTCGACGCGCGCAACCGCCGCCGCTGA
- a CDS encoding MFS transporter yields the protein MDRRSEPNRSAIYATTLVAFLAIAGIAVVDPILPAIGEAIGVTAWQVELLFTAYIAVMAVGMIPATLASGRFGFKPVLVTGVSVVGLAAIGASFSNDIVQLSVLRGVWGLGNAMFFATAMVVLVNLANDREWVVGLFETALGLGFAVGPLIGGLLGEVSWRLPFFVCGMFMVLALGVAARKLREPANKQQPVRLGQIFATYRKPAFVTLCVVTAAYNFVFFVVLGYTPLFLRLDVIPLGLAFTGWGLGLAAGILVLGHRLAHRIGAVQTVGVALLGLLACMVAFATSTGTAVSLVVLVVAGLFMGLANANLTDLALGLGSADRRVATGAFNLVRWGAAAPAPIISGKLAEHSLALPFWVGFGVLAAGLLAYLAFGHLMAAGYGERVIWNRAARRAEHAPEEPVGEAY from the coding sequence GTGGATCGCCGATCCGAGCCCAACCGCAGTGCCATCTACGCCACCACGCTCGTGGCGTTCCTCGCCATCGCCGGCATCGCCGTCGTCGACCCGATCCTGCCCGCCATCGGCGAGGCGATCGGCGTCACCGCCTGGCAGGTCGAGCTGCTTTTCACCGCGTACATCGCGGTCATGGCCGTCGGGATGATCCCGGCGACGCTCGCCAGCGGACGGTTCGGTTTCAAGCCGGTGCTCGTCACCGGCGTCTCCGTCGTCGGCCTGGCCGCGATCGGAGCCTCGTTCAGCAACGACATCGTGCAGCTCTCCGTGCTGCGCGGCGTCTGGGGTCTGGGCAACGCGATGTTCTTCGCCACCGCCATGGTGGTGCTGGTCAACCTGGCGAACGACAGAGAATGGGTGGTCGGCCTGTTCGAGACCGCCCTCGGGCTCGGCTTCGCCGTCGGCCCGCTGATCGGCGGCCTGCTCGGCGAGGTGAGCTGGCGGCTGCCGTTCTTCGTCTGCGGCATGTTCATGGTGCTGGCGCTCGGCGTCGCCGCCCGCAAGCTGCGCGAACCTGCGAACAAGCAACAGCCGGTACGCCTCGGCCAGATCTTCGCCACGTACCGCAAGCCCGCGTTCGTGACGCTGTGCGTGGTCACCGCCGCGTACAACTTCGTCTTCTTCGTCGTCCTCGGCTACACGCCGCTGTTCCTGCGCCTCGACGTCATCCCGCTGGGCCTGGCGTTCACCGGCTGGGGCCTCGGCCTGGCCGCCGGCATTCTGGTGCTCGGGCACCGGCTCGCCCACCGCATCGGCGCCGTGCAGACCGTCGGCGTCGCCCTGCTCGGCCTGCTGGCCTGCATGGTCGCGTTCGCCACCTCCACCGGCACCGCCGTCTCGCTCGTCGTGCTGGTCGTGGCCGGCCTGTTCATGGGCCTCGCCAACGCCAACCTGACCGACCTGGCGCTCGGGCTCGGCTCCGCCGACCGGCGCGTCGCCACCGGCGCGTTCAACCTGGTCCGCTGGGGCGCCGCCGCGCCCGCGCCGATCATCTCCGGCAAGCTGGCCGAGCACAGCCTGGCGCTGCCGTTCTGGGTCGGCTTCGGGGTGCTCGCCGCGGGCCTGCTCGCGTACCTCGCGTTCGGCCACCTGATGGCGGCCGGCTACGGCGAACGCGTCATCTGGAACCGGGCCGCCCGCCGCGCCGAACACGCACCGGAGGAGCCGGTGGGGGAGGCCTACTGA
- a CDS encoding sulfite exporter TauE/SafE family protein — MDLSDAALLIAAGLAAGTVNAVAGGGSLITFPAMIATGLPPVAANVSNSVSVFPGYVASVAGSRVDLPRGRELWSLLPTAVLSTIAGCALLLATPARAFELVVPFLVLGATAVLAFQGPLRRLVGHPERLGARRRTVTVQTMVAVGTVYGGYFGAALGVMLVAGLALVLDATLARVSAVKNLLSAVVGLTTLVVFALFGPLNWAAVAVVAPATLFGGYAGARLARRLPQVVLKTVIVVFGTAIGFYLLWRALT, encoded by the coding sequence ATGGATCTCTCCGACGCCGCGCTCCTGATCGCCGCCGGTCTCGCCGCGGGCACTGTGAACGCGGTGGCCGGTGGTGGCTCGCTGATCACGTTCCCGGCGATGATCGCCACTGGCCTGCCGCCGGTGGCGGCGAACGTCTCCAACTCCGTGTCGGTCTTCCCCGGGTACGTGGCGAGCGTGGCGGGCAGCCGGGTTGACCTGCCGCGCGGGCGGGAGTTGTGGTCGCTGCTGCCCACCGCCGTACTCAGCACGATCGCCGGGTGCGCGCTGCTGCTGGCCACCCCGGCGCGCGCGTTCGAGCTGGTGGTGCCGTTCCTCGTGCTGGGCGCGACCGCCGTACTCGCGTTCCAGGGTCCGCTGCGCCGGCTGGTCGGCCATCCGGAACGGTTGGGCGCGCGCCGCCGTACCGTCACGGTGCAGACCATGGTCGCGGTCGGCACCGTGTACGGCGGCTACTTCGGCGCGGCCCTCGGGGTGATGCTGGTGGCCGGGTTGGCGCTGGTGCTCGACGCGACGCTGGCCCGGGTGTCGGCGGTGAAGAACCTGCTCTCGGCCGTGGTGGGGCTGACCACGCTCGTGGTGTTCGCCCTGTTCGGCCCGTTGAACTGGGCGGCCGTCGCGGTGGTCGCGCCGGCCACCCTGTTCGGCGGGTACGCGGGCGCGCGGCTGGCCCGCCGGCTTCCGCAGGTGGTGCTGAAGACGGTGATCGTGGTGTTCGGCACGGCCATCGGGTTCTACCTGCTGTGGCGGGCGCTGACCTGA
- a CDS encoding contact-dependent growth inhibition system immunity protein — MTTIEQVDRDVWSDAGPNATSLVRRCTELRRKPLAEFTVEDLRIMLGQEIGVPALLPLAVRFLLPDPLPRATTTRVAWCCDE, encoded by the coding sequence GTGACGACGATCGAGCAGGTTGACCGAGACGTTTGGTCGGACGCCGGCCCGAACGCCACGTCCCTTGTGCGACGTTGCACGGAGTTGCGACGCAAGCCGCTGGCTGAGTTCACGGTCGAAGACCTGCGCATCATGCTCGGGCAAGAGATCGGCGTGCCTGCTCTGCTGCCTCTCGCGGTGCGGTTCCTGCTCCCCGATCCGTTGCCGAGGGCGACTACTACCCGAGTGGCCTGGTGTTGCGACGAGTGA
- a CDS encoding DUF4265 domain-containing protein produces MMLDLPDGWVQVWFSIPSGSNATSMGMGAELVAPNQVRLPRAPWGAFDAAMHDVFRIERDRDGQWLVKEKIAASGYCAIRVSRADNTDVAHFKDVVLADLAPLEVSGAGMFGFVFLDVPPTADLPRVRSVLRDGETAGRWTVDELCVTAEWRAAAPPDQMA; encoded by the coding sequence ATGATGCTCGACCTGCCGGACGGGTGGGTGCAGGTGTGGTTCTCCATACCGTCCGGCAGTAATGCGACGAGCATGGGGATGGGCGCGGAACTGGTGGCGCCGAATCAGGTGCGGTTGCCAAGGGCGCCATGGGGTGCGTTCGACGCCGCGATGCACGACGTCTTTCGCATTGAGCGGGACCGGGACGGCCAGTGGTTGGTCAAGGAGAAGATCGCGGCATCGGGCTACTGCGCGATCCGCGTCTCGAGAGCTGACAACACCGATGTCGCACACTTCAAGGATGTCGTCCTGGCCGACCTCGCCCCGCTGGAGGTGAGCGGGGCGGGCATGTTTGGATTTGTCTTCCTCGATGTTCCGCCGACAGCGGATCTGCCACGGGTGCGGTCGGTCCTACGCGACGGTGAAACAGCCGGCCGCTGGACCGTCGATGAGCTGTGTGTCACCGCGGAGTGGCGGGCAGCCGCTCCACCGGACCAGATGGCCTGA
- a CDS encoding DUF3592 domain-containing protein encodes MASPFGRRELKLVLAVVLGTLVVGGGMLLHARLTAAIDERVLAGAETTGRVVHVERFKISRSFAATRLTVDYTFDGVRHRERFSSELDESEFHVGDVLDVRVDRTDPTRAATPDGYATEDLLLQAPTVLAALGLVVIVISLALIRSPPRLE; translated from the coding sequence ATGGCGAGCCCGTTCGGCCGGCGAGAACTCAAGCTGGTCCTGGCGGTTGTCCTGGGCACCCTTGTGGTCGGCGGCGGGATGCTGCTCCACGCTCGGCTGACCGCGGCGATCGACGAGCGGGTACTCGCCGGCGCCGAGACGACCGGCCGGGTGGTGCACGTCGAACGGTTCAAGATCAGCCGATCGTTCGCCGCCACGAGGTTGACCGTGGACTACACGTTCGACGGCGTGCGGCACCGGGAGCGGTTCTCCAGCGAACTCGACGAGAGCGAGTTCCACGTCGGGGACGTACTCGATGTCCGCGTCGACCGGACGGATCCGACCAGGGCTGCCACGCCTGACGGGTACGCGACGGAGGATCTTCTCCTGCAGGCGCCGACCGTGCTGGCAGCCCTGGGCCTCGTCGTGATCGTGATCTCGCTCGCACTGATCAGAAGCCCTCCCCGGCTCGAGTAG